From the Gemmatimonadales bacterium genome, one window contains:
- a CDS encoding c-type cytochrome, giving the protein MTKRQTRAFFLGSTVLFSLIFVVLTVDSHRQFPALTHSDQITPEVLAGKHVWHRKNCINCHTLLGEGAYYAPDLTKIAQQRGTAYLSAFLADPAKFYSAERDRRLMPNLNLSPQEIAEVIAFLEWVGNIDTHGWPPRPILVSGSAIPGADIGGASPEAASTDPVAVGQALFGQSPPGCFACHSTSPGVNMVGPSLAGIARTASEIVTSTAYQGQAKDAATYIRESIVDPNAFLVPGANFSSNGQSLMPSGFDQSLQPAQIDALVAYLMTLK; this is encoded by the coding sequence ATGACCAAACGACAGACGCGCGCATTCTTTCTCGGGTCTACGGTGCTGTTTTCCCTCATCTTCGTCGTGCTGACCGTCGATAGTCATCGGCAGTTTCCGGCGCTGACGCACAGCGACCAAATCACGCCCGAGGTGCTGGCCGGGAAGCATGTTTGGCACCGGAAGAACTGCATCAACTGTCATACGCTGCTTGGGGAGGGCGCGTACTACGCGCCCGACCTGACCAAGATTGCGCAGCAGCGGGGGACCGCGTACCTCAGCGCCTTCCTCGCGGACCCCGCCAAGTTCTACAGTGCGGAGCGGGACCGGCGCCTCATGCCGAACCTCAACCTGTCGCCCCAGGAGATTGCCGAGGTCATCGCGTTCCTGGAGTGGGTCGGGAACATCGACACCCACGGCTGGCCTCCCCGGCCCATCCTCGTCTCGGGCAGCGCAATTCCCGGGGCGGACATCGGTGGGGCATCGCCGGAGGCGGCGTCGACCGATCCAGTGGCCGTGGGGCAGGCGCTGTTCGGCCAGTCCCCGCCCGGGTGCTTTGCCTGTCATTCCACGTCGCCAGGGGTGAACATGGTGGGGCCCTCGCTCGCGGGCATCGCGAGGACGGCAAGCGAGATCGTCACGAGCACGGCATACCAGGGCCAGGCGAAGGACGCCGCGACGTACATCCGCGAGTCGATCGTGGACCCGAACGCGTTCCTGGTGCCGGGAGCAAACTTTTCCAGCAACGGTCAGTCGCTCATGCCGTCCGGCTTCGACCAATCGCTGCAACCTGCGCAGATCGATGCACTGGTCGCCTACCTCATGACTCTCAAGTAG
- a CDS encoding hemolysin family protein: MARAPRGRGQNLAGEREGRYLAGMDPSTTPAIGTGLIAVVLLVLANAYFVAAEFALVGARRTRLDEMAQSGDRKAALARRAVRHLDRYISATQLGITLASLGLGWIGKPALAGLLDGLFAFLPEPAAVWTTHAVSAATAFAIITALHIVLGELVPKSLALLYPEDVSRWVAGPLIGFGWLMAGPISLLNGTANWLLGLFKIHPRGDHERLHSTEEIRMLVEQSQVGGTMESEDARLLEGVFEFSEKSAEEVMTPRTQIVALPADLPVTEAADVIAEAGRSRYPVYVSSLDEITGVVLAKDVLRALRANPTATVGSIKREPLFVPGTREVEDVLTDMKRLKTHFAVVLDEYGGTAGLVTMEDLLEEIVGEIFDEHDVPDELTPAAGGSPLLEGAMTLSEFNDQWDAELDDRNYTTLGGFLFGELGRLPRVGDRVVVGPRTFEIVSMEGRRVNEVRMTVEEAREASP; the protein is encoded by the coding sequence ATGGCCAGAGCCCCCCGGGGAAGGGGGCAAAACCTCGCGGGGGAACGGGAGGGCCGCTACCTTGCCGGAATGGACCCGTCCACCACACCCGCCATCGGCACCGGACTCATCGCCGTCGTCCTCCTCGTCCTCGCCAACGCCTACTTCGTGGCGGCCGAATTTGCCCTCGTCGGCGCACGCCGCACCCGGCTCGACGAAATGGCCCAGTCCGGCGATCGCAAGGCGGCGCTGGCCCGGCGGGCGGTGCGCCACCTCGACCGGTACATCTCGGCCACCCAGCTCGGGATCACCCTGGCCTCCCTCGGCCTGGGCTGGATCGGGAAGCCGGCCCTGGCCGGCCTCCTCGACGGGCTCTTTGCCTTCCTCCCCGAGCCCGCCGCGGTCTGGACCACCCATGCCGTCTCCGCCGCCACCGCCTTCGCCATCATCACGGCCCTGCACATCGTCCTCGGCGAGCTGGTCCCCAAGTCCCTTGCCCTGCTGTATCCGGAGGACGTGAGCCGCTGGGTGGCCGGCCCGCTGATCGGATTCGGGTGGCTCATGGCCGGGCCGATCTCGCTGCTCAACGGCACCGCGAACTGGCTGCTCGGCCTCTTCAAGATCCACCCCCGCGGCGACCACGAACGCCTCCACTCGACCGAGGAAATCCGGATGCTGGTCGAGCAGAGCCAGGTCGGCGGCACCATGGAGTCGGAAGACGCGCGGCTCCTCGAAGGCGTCTTCGAGTTCAGCGAGAAGTCCGCTGAAGAGGTGATGACGCCACGCACCCAGATCGTTGCACTCCCCGCCGACCTGCCGGTCACGGAAGCCGCCGACGTCATCGCCGAGGCGGGCCGCTCCCGGTATCCGGTCTACGTCTCGAGCCTCGACGAGATCACCGGCGTGGTGCTGGCCAAGGATGTCCTCCGCGCCCTGCGGGCCAACCCCACCGCCACGGTCGGCAGTATCAAGCGCGAACCGCTGTTCGTGCCCGGCACCCGCGAAGTCGAGGACGTCCTGACCGACATGAAGCGGCTGAAGACGCACTTCGCGGTCGTCCTCGACGAATACGGCGGCACGGCGGGGCTGGTGACGATGGAAGACCTGCTGGAGGAAATTGTCGGCGAAATCTTCGACGAGCACGATGTGCCGGACGAATTGACGCCGGCAGCCGGCGGCTCCCCGCTCCTCGAGGGCGCCATGACCCTCTCCGAATTCAACGACCAGTGGGACGCCGAGCTCGACGACCGGAACTACACCACGCTGGGGGGATTTCTCTTCGGCGAGCTGGGCCGGCTCCCCCGGGTCGGGGACCGGGTCGTGGTGGGACCACGGACCTTCGAGATCGTGTCGATGGAGGGGCGAAGGGTCAACGAAGTGAGGATGACCGTCGAGGAGGCAAGAGAGGCAAGTCCCTGA
- the typA gene encoding translational GTPase TypA, which translates to MAGTEQIRNIAIIAHVDHGKTTLVDQMLRQAGAFRANQQVDERVMDSNPLERERGITILAKNTAVRWKGVKINIVDTPGHADFGGEVERILRMVDGVLILVDAAEGPMPQTRFVTRKALDLGLLPIVAINKIDRPDAEPMRVHDEVLGLFIDLEASHEQLDAPFLYTSSRHGTATAELDEPGPDLAPLFDAILAHVPPPSSDANGPFQMLISTLDFTTFLGRMGIGRIERGTLKVGDQVALLPIGAPGLVGPEEAVERSRITKLYTIDGLHRVEVQEAVAGDIVVLAGLEGIEIGRTVTAIDHLDRMEGIAVEEPTISVDFIVNNSPFAGREGKFVTSRQVRDRLFKELERNVALKVEPTESPDTHTVSGRGELHLAILMETMRREGFEFQVSRPRVITKVGPNGERQEPYEELMIDVPEEYMGAVIEKLGPRRSEMLELKNPGQGMVRMMFRIPARGLFGYRSEFLTDTRGTGLIHHRFLDYGPWAGPLAGRKRGVLVADREGSVVAFALGNLQERAQMFVAPSDQVYEGMIAGENSRPGDLDVNVTKEKKLSNMRTTASDDNIILEPPRDITLEYGLEYIEEDELIEVTPKTIRLRKRNLSAIDRKRASRASRVADAS; encoded by the coding sequence ATGGCGGGTACAGAGCAGATTCGCAACATCGCAATCATCGCGCACGTGGACCACGGCAAGACCACGCTGGTGGACCAGATGCTTCGTCAGGCGGGGGCCTTCCGGGCCAACCAGCAGGTGGACGAGCGCGTCATGGATTCCAACCCGCTCGAGCGGGAGCGGGGCATCACCATCCTGGCCAAGAACACGGCCGTGCGGTGGAAGGGTGTCAAGATCAACATCGTGGACACCCCCGGCCACGCCGACTTCGGTGGCGAGGTCGAGCGGATCCTGCGGATGGTCGACGGGGTCCTGATCCTGGTGGACGCCGCCGAGGGGCCGATGCCGCAGACGCGATTCGTCACCCGGAAGGCACTGGATCTGGGGCTGCTTCCGATCGTGGCCATCAACAAGATCGACCGGCCGGACGCCGAGCCGATGCGGGTGCATGACGAGGTCCTGGGGTTGTTCATCGACCTCGAGGCGAGCCACGAGCAGCTGGACGCGCCGTTCCTCTACACCTCGAGCCGCCACGGGACGGCCACGGCGGAGCTCGACGAGCCGGGCCCCGACCTGGCGCCGCTGTTCGACGCCATCCTGGCCCACGTGCCGCCGCCGAGCAGCGACGCCAACGGTCCGTTCCAGATGCTCATCTCCACCCTCGACTTCACGACCTTCCTTGGGCGGATGGGGATCGGGCGGATCGAGCGGGGGACGCTGAAGGTGGGCGACCAGGTGGCGCTGCTGCCGATCGGGGCCCCCGGCCTTGTGGGACCGGAGGAGGCGGTGGAGCGGAGCCGCATCACGAAGCTCTACACTATCGATGGCCTGCACCGGGTGGAAGTGCAGGAGGCGGTGGCGGGCGACATCGTGGTACTGGCCGGGCTGGAGGGGATCGAAATCGGCCGGACGGTCACGGCGATCGACCACCTCGATCGCATGGAGGGCATCGCGGTCGAGGAGCCCACCATTTCGGTGGACTTCATCGTCAACAACAGCCCGTTCGCCGGTCGCGAGGGCAAGTTCGTCACCAGCCGTCAGGTCCGGGACCGACTCTTCAAGGAGCTGGAGCGGAACGTGGCGCTGAAGGTGGAGCCGACCGAGAGTCCCGACACGCACACCGTGTCCGGCCGTGGCGAGCTGCACCTGGCTATCCTGATGGAGACGATGCGGCGCGAGGGCTTCGAGTTCCAGGTTTCACGGCCCCGAGTCATCACGAAGGTCGGCCCGAACGGCGAGCGGCAGGAGCCGTACGAGGAGCTGATGATCGACGTGCCCGAGGAGTACATGGGGGCGGTCATCGAGAAGCTCGGGCCCCGGCGCAGCGAAATGCTGGAGCTGAAGAACCCGGGGCAGGGCATGGTCCGCATGATGTTCCGGATCCCGGCGCGCGGCCTCTTCGGCTACCGGTCGGAGTTCCTGACCGACACTCGCGGCACCGGCCTCATCCATCACCGGTTCCTCGATTACGGACCGTGGGCGGGACCGCTGGCCGGACGGAAGCGGGGCGTACTGGTGGCGGACCGCGAGGGCAGCGTGGTCGCCTTCGCGCTCGGCAACCTGCAGGAGCGGGCGCAGATGTTCGTGGCACCGAGCGACCAGGTGTACGAGGGGATGATCGCGGGGGAGAACAGCCGGCCCGGCGACCTCGACGTGAACGTCACCAAGGAAAAGAAGTTGTCGAACATGCGGACCACCGCGTCGGACGACAACATCATCCTGGAGCCGCCGCGGGACATCACGCTGGAGTATGGCCTCGAGTACATCGAGGAGGATGAACTGATCGAAGTCACGCCGAAGACGATCCGGCTCCGCAAGCGGAACCTCTCGGCGATCGACCGGAAGCGAGCCAGCCGCGCCAGCCGCGTGGCCGACGCTTCCTGA
- the pdxA gene encoding 4-hydroxythreonine-4-phosphate dehydrogenase PdxA: protein MRPRIAVTLGDPRGIGPEIVARALEAPLDAEITVLGADDQVAAVRADHRIIVGPWGLGSGEQRSVTPGPSRVVQAGRLAGHAIERAASLALAGEVDAIVTGPVHKHALHQAGFAWPGHTEWLADLAGGVDVAMMLASDRLRVVLVTTHIALRDVPAMVTQERVVRAGRVTLAGLRDWFGVAEPRLAVCALNPHAGEGGLFGDEDERVLRPAARALGAAGPLPADTVFVRAMRGEFDAVLAPYHDVGMTAIKVASFGQAVNVTLGLPFPRTSPDHGTAFDIAGTGKADAGSMRAAIELAVQLAGKAATHL from the coding sequence GTGAGGCCGCGGATCGCCGTCACCCTCGGCGATCCACGCGGGATCGGGCCCGAAATCGTCGCCCGCGCCCTCGAAGCGCCGCTGGACGCGGAAATTACCGTCCTCGGCGCCGACGACCAAGTCGCCGCGGTGCGGGCCGACCACCGGATCATCGTGGGACCTTGGGGCCTGGGCTCCGGAGAGCAACGCTCCGTGACCCCGGGCCCCTCGCGCGTGGTGCAGGCGGGGCGGCTCGCGGGCCACGCCATCGAGCGCGCGGCGAGCCTGGCCCTGGCCGGGGAGGTGGATGCCATCGTCACCGGCCCGGTGCACAAGCATGCGCTCCACCAGGCGGGGTTTGCCTGGCCGGGTCACACCGAGTGGCTGGCCGACCTGGCGGGGGGAGTCGACGTGGCGATGATGCTCGCCTCGGACCGGTTGCGGGTGGTGCTCGTCACCACGCACATCGCGCTGCGCGACGTGCCGGCCATGGTCACCCAGGAACGGGTGGTGCGCGCCGGGCGGGTCACGCTGGCCGGGCTCCGCGACTGGTTCGGCGTGGCCGAGCCGCGGCTCGCGGTCTGCGCCCTCAATCCACATGCCGGTGAAGGAGGGCTGTTCGGTGATGAAGACGAGCGGGTGCTCCGGCCGGCCGCCAGGGCGCTGGGGGCCGCCGGGCCGCTGCCGGCGGATACCGTCTTTGTGCGGGCGATGCGGGGAGAGTTCGACGCCGTGCTGGCGCCGTATCACGACGTGGGAATGACCGCCATCAAGGTGGCGTCGTTCGGGCAGGCCGTGAACGTGACGCTGGGACTGCCCTTCCCGCGGACCAGCCCCGACCATGGCACGGCGTTCGACATTGCGGGGACGGGGAAGGCGGACGCGGGGAGCATGCGGGCGGCGATTGAACTGGCGGTGCAGCTGGCCGGAAAGGCGGCAACACACCTCTAG